Proteins from one Saccharomyces eubayanus strain FM1318 chromosome XI, whole genome shotgun sequence genomic window:
- the TOR2 gene encoding phosphatidylinositol kinase-related protein kinase TOR2 translates to MNKYINKYTTPPNLLSLRQRADVKHRTRKKLSHKSRSHDDEMSTASGTDSNHNGPNDSGRAITGSAPHNGKISFVDSELDTTFSTLNLIFDRLKSDVPQERASGANDLNTTLTSLAREVSVEQFQRFSNSLNNKIFELIHGFTSSEKIGGIIAVDTLISFYLSTEELPNQTSRLANYLRVLIPSNDIEVMRLAANTLGRLAVPGGTLTSDFVEFEVKTCIDWLTLTADNSSSSSKMEYRRHAALLIIKALADNSPYLLYPYVNSILENIWMPLRDAKLAIRLDAAVALGKCLTIIQDRDPALGKQWFQRLSQGCSHGLSLNTNDSVHATLLVFRELLSLKAPYLRGKYDDIYKSTMKYKDYKFDVIRREVYAILPLLAAFDPAVFTKKYLDRIMVYYLTYLKNIDANAANISDKPFILVSIGDIAFEVGSNISSYMTPILDNIREGLRTKFKVRKQFEKDLFYCIGKLAYALGPAFAKHLNKDLLNLMLNCPLSDHMQETLMILNEKIPSLEPTVNSRILNILSISLSGEKFDQSNQYDFNNQFSIEKARKLRNQSFMKKTAESNDDITDAQILIQCFKMLQLVHHQYSLTEFVRLITISYIEHEDPSVRKLAALTSCDLFIKDDICKQTSVHALHSVSEVLSKLLMIAITDPVAEIRLEILQHMGSNFDPQLAQPDNLRLLFMALNDEIFGIQLEAIKIIGRLSSVNPAYVVPSLRKTLLELLTQLKYSNMPKKKEESATLLCTLINSSDEVAKPYIDPILDVILPKCEDASSAVASTAIKVLGELSVVGGKEMTRYLKELMPLIISTFQDQSNSFKRDAALTTLGQLAASSGYVIGPLLDYPELLGILVNILKTENNPHIRRGTVRLIGILGALDPYKHREIEVTSKSKSSVEQNAPSIDIALLMQGVSPSNDEYYPTVVIHNLMKILNDPSLSSHHTASIQAIMHIFQSLGLRCVSFLDQIIPGIILVMRSCPPSQLEFYFQQLCSLVSIVKQHIRPHVEKIYSVIKEFFTIIKLQITIISVIESISKALEGEFKRFVPETLTFFLDILENDQSNKKIVSIRILKSLVTFGSNLEDYSHLIMPVVVRMTEYSAGSLKKIAIITLGRLAKNINLSEMSSRIVQALVRILNNGDRELTKATMNTLSLLLLQLGTDFVIFIPAVNKTLLRNRIQHSVYDQLVNKLLNNEGLPTNIIFDKENEVPIKDKYEDETQVKKLPVNQNILKNAWYCSQQKTKEDWQEWIRRLSIQLLKESPSASLRACSSLVGVYYPLARELFNASFSSCWVELQIPYQEDLVQALCKALSSSENPPEIYQMLLNLVEFMEHDDKPLPIPIHTLGKYAQKCHAFAKALHYKEVEFLDEPTNSTIESLISINNQLHQTDSAIGILKHAQQHNELQLKETWYEKLQRWEDALTAYNEREAAGEDSVEVMMGKLRSLYALGEWEQLANLASQKWSTAKPDVKKSMAPLAAGAAWGLEKWDDIAQYTSVMKSQSPDKEFYDAILCLHRNNFKKAEAHIFNARDLLVTELSALVNESYNRAYVVVVRAQIIAELEEIIKYKKLPQNSDKRFIMRETWNTRLLGCQKNIDVWQRILRVRSLVIKPKQDAQMRIKFANLCRKSGRMALAKKVLNTLLEETDDPDHPNTAKASPPVVYAQLKYLWATGSQDEALKQLINFTSRMAHDLGLDPNNMIAQSVPQRNKKNPRHIEDYTRLLARCFLKQGEWRVCLQPKWRLSNPDSILGSYLLATHFDSTWYKAWHNWALANFEVISMMTSVSKRKQEGGDSASSSDINEFGNGMIGVNTFDAKEVHYSSNLIQRHVIPAIKGFFHSISLSESSSLQDALRLLTLWFTFGGIPEAXQAMHDGFNLIQIGTWLEVLPQLISRIHQPNQLVSRSLISLLSNLGKAHPQALVYPLMVAIKSESLSRQKAALSIIEKMRIHSPVLVDQAELVSHELIRVAVLWHEQWYEGLDDASKQFFGEHNTEKMFAALEPLYEMLKRGPETLREISFQNSFGRDLNDAYEWLMNYKRSKDVSNLNQAWDIYYNVFRKISKQLPELQTLELQHVSPKLLSAHDLDLAVPGTYAGGKPIVKISKFEPVFSVISSKQRPRKFCIKGSDGKDYKCILKGHEDIRQDSLVMQLFGLVNTLLQNDAECFRRHLDIQQYPAIPLSPKSGLLGWVPNSDTFHVLIKDHREAKKIPLNIEHWVMLQMAPDYDNLTLLQKVEVFTYALNNTEGQDLYKVLWLKSRSSETWLERRTIYTRSLAVMSMTGYILGLGDRHPSNLMLDRITGKVIHIDFGDCFEAAILREKFPEKVPFRLTRMLTYAMEVSGIEGSFRITCENVMKVLRDNKDSLMAILEAFAFDPLINWGFDLTTQKIEEETGIQLPVMNANELLSNGTITEEEVQKVENEHKNAIRNARAMLVLKRITDKLTGNDIRRLSDLDVPEQVDKLIQQATSVENLCQHYIGWCPFW, encoded by the coding sequence ATGAATAAATACATTAACAAGTACACTACCCCACCTAATCTATTGTCGCTACGACAACGGGCAGATGTTAAGCAtagaacaagaaagaagctTTCGCATAAATCACGTTCCCATGATGATGAAATGTCTACAGCTTCAGGCACAGATTCCAATCATAATGGCCCCAACGATTCTGGCAGAGCCATTACTGGTTCTGCTCCCCACAACggaaaaatatcttttgtGGACTCAGAATTAGACACAACTTTCTCCACTCTAAATTTAATCTTTGATAGACTGAAAAGCGATGTACCACAAGAGCGAGCCTCTGGAGCTAATGACTTGAACACTACTTTGACATCTTTAGCAAGGGAGGTCTCTGTGGAACAGTTTCAAAGGTTTAGTAACAGCTTAAACAACAAGATTTTTGAACTGATTCATGGCTTTACATCAAGCGAAAAAATAGGTGGTATTATCGCAGTGGATACTTTGATCTCATTTTATTTGAGTACGGAAGAACTGCCCAACCAGACTTCACGACTGGCAAACTACCTGCGTGTCTTAATTCCGTCTAATGACATCGAGGTCATGAGATTAGCGGCTAATACATTGGGTAGATTAGCAGTACCGGGTGGTACATTAACTTCAGACTTTGTCGAGTTTGAAGTAAAAACCTGTATTGACTGGTTAACTCTAACGGCAGACAATAGTTCTTCAAGCTCTAAAATGGAATATAGGCGGCATGCTGCGCTATTGATTATAAAGGCATTGGCCGACAATTCACCTTATCTTTTATATCCATACGTTAATTCCATTCTAGAAAATATATGGATGCCATTAAGAGATGCCAAACTCGCTATACGGCTCGATGCAGCCGTGGCGTTAGGTAAATGTCTAACTATCATCCAAGACAGAGACCCTGCTCTAGGAAAACAATGGTTTCAAAGACTATCACAAGGTTGTAGTCATGGTTTAAGTCTCAATACAAACGATTCAGTGCATGCTACTCTGTTAGTTTTTCGTGAACTACTTAGTTTGAAGGCACCTTATTTAAGGGGTAAGTATGATGACATTTACAAATCTACAATGAAATACAAGGACTATAAATTCGATGTTATTAGAAGAGAGGTTTATGCCATTTTACCTCTTTTGGCTGCTTTTGACCCAGCAGTTTTCACTAAGAAATATCTTGATAGGATTATGGTTTATTATTTAAcatacttgaaaaatattgacGCCAATGCCGCAAATATCTCTGACAAACCTTTCATATTAGTTTCAATAGGTGATATTGCGTTTGAAGTCGGTTCTAATATTTCAAGTTATATGACGCCTATCCTTGATAATATCAGGGAAGGTCTAAGAACCAAATTTAAAGTGAGAAAGCAGTTCGAAAAGGACTTGTTTTACTGTATTGGCAAATTAGCTTATGCTTTGGGCCCAGCTTTTGCTAAACATTTGAATAAAGACCTTCTCAATCTGATGCTTAACTGTCCCTTGTCTGATCATATGCAGGAGACTTTAATGATccttaatgaaaaaataccCTCTTTGGAACCCACTGTTAATTCGAGAATTTTGAACATATTATCCATATCATTATCTGGTGAGAAATTTGATCAATCGAATCAATATGATTTCAATAACCAATTTTCCATTGAAAAGGCTCGTAAGTtaagaaatcaaagttttatgaaaaaaactgctGAATCTAACGACGATATTACTGATGCACAAATTTTGATCCAATGCTTTAAGATGTTACAATTAGTTCATCATCAATACTCCTTGACTGAATTTGTTAGATTGATCACTATTTCCTATATTGAACATGAAGATCCGTCTGTTAGGAAATTAGCTGCGTTAACCTCTTGTGATTTATTTATCAAAGATGATATCTGTAAGCAAACGTCAGTTCACGCTTTACACTCTGTGTCCGAAGTATTAAGCAAGCTGCTGATGATCGCAATAACTGATCCAGTTGCGGAGATTAGATTAGAAATTTTGCAACATATGGGTTCGAACTTTGATCCTCAACTGGCACAACCAGACAATTTACGCTTACTTTTCATGGCGCTgaatgatgaaatattcGGAATTCAATTAGAAGCGATCAAAATCATAGGCAGATTGAGTTCCGTTAATCCCGCTTATGTAGTTCCTTCTTTGAGAAAGACTTTGTTGGAGTTATTGACGCAACTGAAATACTCAAATatgccaaagaaaaaagaagaaagtgcAACATTATTGTGTACTTTGATAAATTCTAGTGATGAGGTAGCTAAGCCCTATATCGATCCTATTTTAGACGTGATTCTTCCCAAATGTGAGGATGCTTCATCGGCGGTTGCATCCACCGCAATAAAAGTTCTTGGTGAATTGTCGGTTGTCGGTGGAAAGGAAATGACACgttatttgaaagaattaatGCCACTGATTATCAGCACTTTTCAGGATCAATCGAACTCGTTCAAAAGAGATGCTGCATTAACGACGCTGGGACAACTAGCTGCTTCATCTGGCTATGTCATTGGTCCTTTATTGGATTATCCAGAATTACTCGGTATTTTGGTTAATATTTTAAAGACTGAAAATAATCCTCATATAAGACGTGGGACAGTTCGTTTAATTGGGATCTTAGGTGCTCTTGATCCATATAAACATAGAGAAATAGAAGTGACGTCGAAGTCAAAGAGTTCAGTAGAGCAAAACGCGCCTTCAATTGACATTGCATTATTAATGCAGGGAGTGTCTCCGTCTAATGACGAGTATTACCCCACAGTAGTCATTCATAACCTTATGAAGATTTTAAATGACCCGTCTTTATCAAGTCATCATACAGCGTCTATTCAAGCAATTATGCATATCTTTCAAAGCCTAGGTTTACGTTGTGTCTCATTTCTAGATCAGATAATTCCAGGTATCATCTTGGTGATGCGTTCATGTCCACCATCACAACTGGAAttctattttcaacaacttTGTTCACTTGTATCAATTGTCAAACAGCACATTAGGCCTCATGtggagaaaatatatagtGTAATCaaggaatttttcacaatCATTAAATTACAAATCACAATAATATCGGTTATTGAATCGATATCAAAAGCGTTGGAAGGTGAGTTCAAGAGATTCGTTCCAGAAACTTTGACATTTTTCCTTGACATCCTTGAGAACGATCAgtctaataaaaaaattgtttctATCCGTATACTGAAGTCCTTAGTGACTTTTGGATCCAATTTAGAGGATTACTCCCATTTAATTATGCCCGTAGTCGTCAGAATGACTGAATACTCCGCTGgaagtttaaaaaaaattgcaatCATTACGTTGGGGAGATTAGCAAAGAATATCAACCTCTCAGAAATGTCATCAAGGATTGTTCAGGCACTGGTGCGAATCTTGAATAACGGGGACAGAGAACTAACAAAAGCAACCATGAATACATTGAgtttgcttcttttgcAATTGGGTACCGACTTCGTCATATTTATACCAGCAGTTAATAAAACATTGCTAAGAAATAGAATCCAACATTCGGTGTATGATCAACTTGTCAATAAGCTGTTGAACAATGAAGGCTTGCCAACAAATATCATATTCGATAAAGAGAATGAAGTGCCTATAAAGGATAAGTATGAGGATGAAACGcaagtaaaaaaattacctgtaaatcaaaatattctaAAGAACGCATGGTATTGCTCCCagcagaaaacaaaagaagattggCAAGAATGGATAAGGAGATTGTCTATTCAATTATTAAAGGAATCACCTTCTGCCTCTTTGCGTGCGTGTTCGAGCTTGGTCGGCGTTTACTACCCTCTAGCAAGAGAATTATTTAAtgcttcattttcaagTTGCTGGGTTGAACTTCAAATCCCATACCAAGAAGACTTAGTTCAAGCGCTTTGTAAAGCTTTATCATCTTCTGAAAACCCTCCAGAAATTTACCAAATGTTGTTGAACCTGGTAGAATTCATGGAGCACGATGATAAGCCACTGCCAATCCCAATTCACACACTAGGAAAGTACGCTCAAAAATGCCACGCTTTTGCAAAGGCATTACATTATAAAGAGGTTGAGTTCTTAGATGAGCCAACAAATTCTACAATAGAATCATTGATTAGCATCAACAatcaacttcatcaaacAGATTCAGCCATTGGAATTTTGAAACACGCACAACAGCACAATGAACTACAGCTGAAAGAAACATGGTACGAGAAGCTTCAACGTTGGGAAGATGCTCTTACGGCTTATAACGAGAGAGAGGCGGCGGGCGAAGACTCTGTTGAGGTCATGATGGGGAAGTTGAGATCGCTGTATGCCCTTGGAGAATGGGAACAACTTGCAAATCTAGCTTCTCAAAAATGGAGTACGGCAAAGCCTGACGTAAAAAAGTCTATGGCACCATTAGCAGCTGGTGCTGCATGGGGCTTAGAAAAATGGGATGACATAGCTCAATATACAAGCGTCATGAAGTCACAGTCACCAGATAAAGAATTCTATGATGCAATTTTGTGTCTGCATAGGAATAACTTCAAGAAGGCAGAGGCCCATATTTTTAACGCAAGAGATCTTTTGGTTACTGAACTGTCGGCGCTCGTTAATGAAAGCTATAATAGAGCATATGTCGTCGTCGTTAGAGCACAAATTATCGCAGAGTTAGAAGAAATTATAAAGTACAAGAAACTACCGCAAAATTCCGATAAGCGTTTTATTATGAGAGAGACTTGGAATACAAGATTATTGGGttgtcaaaaaaatattgatgtGTGGCAAAGAATTCTGCGTGTAAGATCGTTGGTAATAAAGCCAAAGCAAGACGCCCAGATGAGAATTAAGTTTGCGAATTTGTGCAGGAAATCCGGCAGAATGGCGTTAGCCAAGAAAGTCTTGAATACACTACTTGAAGAAACAGATGATCCTGATCACCCTAATACAGCCAAAGCATCTCCTCCGGTTGTTTATGCCCAGCTGAAGTACTTATGGGCTACGGGATCGCAAGACGAAGCTCTGAAACAATTAATCAACTTTACTTCTAGAATGGCACATGATTTGGGATTAGATCCAAATAATATGATAGCTCAAAGTGTTCCTCaacgaaacaaaaaaaatccgCGTCATATTGAGGATTATACTCGGCTTCTGGCCCGCTGCTTCTTGAAGCAAGGAGAATGGAGAGTTTGCTTACAGCCTAAATGGAGACTAAGTAATCCAGACTCGATCTTAGGCTCATACTTGCTTGCTACTCATTTTGACAGTACTTGGTACAAAGCCTGGCACAATTGGGCATTAGCCAATTTTGAGGTTATTTCTATGATGACATCCGTCTCAAAAAGGAAGCAGGAAGGTGGTGATTCTGCTTCTAGTAGCGACATAAACGAATTTGGAAACGGTATGATTGGGGTTAATACATTTGATGCTAAGGAGGTTCACTATTCCTCTAATCTGATACAGAGGCATGTGATCCCAGCTATTAAAGGGTTTTTTCATTCCATCTCTTTATCGGAATCAAGCTCTCTTCAGGATGCCTTAAGACTGTTAACTTTATGGTTCACATTTGGTGGTATCCCAGAAGCGAMCCAAGCGATGCACGATGGTTTTAATTTGATTCAAATTGGTACGTGGTTGGAAGTATTGCCTCAATTGATATCCAGAATTCATCAGCCGAATCAACTCGTTAGCAGATCATTAATCTCACTACTATCTAATTTGGGTAAGGCTCATCCACAAGCATTGGTATATCCGTTAATGGTCGCAATCAAGTCTGAATCTCTATCGAGACAAAAGGCAGCTCTGTCTATTATCGAAAAAATGAGAATACACAGCCCAGTTCTAGTCGACCAGGCAGAACTTGTCAGTCACGAATTGATTCGAGTAGCGGTGCTATGGCACGAGCAATGGTATGAAGGTTTGGACGATGCTAGTAAGCAGTTTTTTGGCGAGCACAATACTGAGAAAATGTTTGCCGCTTTAGAACCTTTGTATGAAATGCTAAAGAGAGGTCCCGAGACTTTAAGAGaaatctcttttcaaaactcaTTTGGAAGGGATTTAAATGATGCCTATGAATGGTTAATGAATTACAAAAGGTCTAAAGATGTCAGTAACTTGAATCAAGCATGGGATATTTACTATAATGTTTTTAGAAAAATCAGTAAGCAATTGCCGGAATTACAGACATTAGAATTACAGCATGTCTCACCAAAATTATTATCTGCCCATGACTTAGACTTAGCTGTTCCCGGGACCTACGCTGGTGGGAAGCCAATAGTTAAGATATCCAAATTCGAGCCTGTGTTTTCAGTAATCTCATCTAAACAGAGACCAAGAAAGTTCTGTATCAAAGGTAGTGATGGTAAGGATTATAAGTGTATTTTGAAAGGTCATGAAGATATCAGGCAAGATAGTTTGGTTATGCAATTGTTTGGTTTGGTTAACACATTGTTGCAAAACGATGCCGAGTGTTTTAGAAGACATTTGGATATCCAACAATATCCTGCAATTCCGCTATCTCCTAAATCCGGGCTATTAGGTTGGGTGCCAAATAGTGATACATTTCATGTGTTAATTAAAGATCACAGAGAAGCTAAAAAAATCCCGTTGAACATTGAACATTGGGTCATGTTACAAATGGCGCCAGATTATGATAATTTGACGTTATTACAAAAAGTGGAAGTGTTTACATATGCTTTGAACAATACGGAAGGGCAAGATCTTTATAAGGTGTTGTGGTTAAAGAGTAGGTCATCGGAAACATGGTTGGAACGTAGAACTATTTACACAAGATCGTTAGCTGTTATGTCTATGACTGGGTATATTCTAGGACTGGGTGATCGACATCCTAGTAATTTGATGTTAGATAGAATTACTGGTAAAGTTATCCATATTGACTTTGGTGATTGTTTCGAAGCTGCTATCTTGAGAGAAAAGTTTCCTGAAAAGGTGCCGTTTAGGTTGACTAGGATGCTAACTTATGCAATGGAAGTAAGCGGTATTGAAGGAAGTTTCCGTATCACCTGTGAAAATGTTATGAAAGTTCTCAGAGATAATAAGGATTCATTGATGGCCATCCTCGAAGCCTTTGCTTTCGATCCTTTGATTAACTGGGGATTTGATTTGACAACACAGAAAATCGAAGAGGAAACTGGTATTCAATTGCCCGTAATGAACGCCAATGAGTTATTGAGTAATGGTACTATTacggaagaagaagttcaaaaaGTAGAAAATGAACACAAAAATGCAATCAGAAATGCAAGGGCTATGTTGGTTTTGAAACGTATAACAGATAAATTGACAGGAAATGATATAAGAAGGCTCAGCGATTTGGATGTGCCGGAGCAAGTAGATAAATTGATTCAACAAGCTACCTCCGTGGAAAACCTATGCCAGCATTACATAGGTTGGTGTCCTTTTTGGTAG